A window from Malassezia japonica chromosome 1, complete sequence encodes these proteins:
- a CDS encoding uncharacterized protein (COG:J; EggNog:ENOG503P4KD), translated as MSFLGAFRPSSTAFGGLLWKNPWRLSGTRKSRVRQRLRDVDTVIETVRASGVECHALTTNLALPKENEMHPRDKYTVFSPKGVDFRKSVHKVPKWTRKSLRVNPRGF; from the exons ATGTCTTTTCTAGGGGCGTTCCGCCCGAGCAGCACCGCATTTGGCGGTCTTTTGTG GAAGAACCCGTGGCGCCTTTCTGGTACGCGCAAGTCGCGCGTCCGCCAGCGCTTGCGTGACGTGGACACGGTCATCGAAACGGTGCGGGCCAGCGGCGTGGAGTGCCACGCTCTGACCACGAACCTCGCCCTGCCGAAGGAGAATGAGATGCACCCTCGCGACAAGTACACCGTCTTCTCGCCCAAGGGTGTCGACTTCCGCAAGAGCGTGCACAAGGTCCCGAAATGGACGCGCAAGTCGCTGCGCGTGAACCCCCGTGGTTTCTAA
- the FBA1 gene encoding Fructose-bisphosphate aldolase 1 (COG:G; BUSCO:EOG092635YY; EggNog:ENOG503NVQC) produces MGLLDITPPGVVSGKDVYKVFDYAREHKFAIPAFNVTTSSVANSALEAARDAKSPVILQLSQGGALFFAGKGLANDKQQGSVAGAVAAAHYIRAVAKDYGVPVILHSDHCAKKLLPWFDGMLAADEEYFQKTGEPLFSSHMLDLSEEPKEENIQTCLHYLERMAKIGVWLEMEIGITGGEEDGVNNEHVHNSALYTQPEDIWDIYKAFSAITPNFSIAAGFGNVHGVYKPGNVSLRPELLRMHQDYVREQTKTDKENPVFLVFHGGSGSEKQEIATAVVNGVVKMNVDTDTQWAYLEGIRDFILNKKDYLLTQVGNPEGKDKPNKKFYDPRVWLREGEKTMVKRCIVAFDDLKSANQL; encoded by the exons ATGGGATTGCTCGACATTACCCCCCCTGGCGTCGTCTCTGGCAAGGACGTGTACAAGGTGTTCGACTATGCTCGCGAGCACAAGTTTGCCATCCCCGCTTTCAACGTGACG ACTTCGTCGGTTGCCAACTCGGCTCTTGAGGCTGCCCGCGACGCCAAGTCGCCCGTCATCCTCCAGTTGTCGCAGGGTGGTGCTCTGTTCTTCGCTGGCAAGGGTCTTGCCAACGACAAGCAGCAGGGCTCGGTTGCCGGTGCCGTGGCCGCCGCCCACTACATCCGTGCTGTGGCGAAGGACTACGGTGTCCCGGTCATCCTGCACTCGGACCACTGCGCCAAGAAGCTTCTCCCCTGGTTCGACGGcatgctcgccgccgacgaggagtaCTTCCAGAAGACGGGCGAGCCCCTCTTCAGCTCGCACATGCTCGACCTGTCGGAGGAGCCCAAGGAGGAGAACATCCAGACCTGCCTGCACTACCTTGAGCGCATGGCCAAGATCGGTGTCTGGCTCGAGATGGAGATCGGTATCACTGGTGGTGAGGAGGACGGTGTGAACAACGAGCACGTCCACAACTCGGCCCTCTACACCCAGCCCGAGGACATCTGGGACATCTACAAGGCCTTCAGCGCCATCACGCCCAACTTCAGCATTGCTGCTGGCTTTGGTAACGTGCACGGTGTGTACAAGCCCGGCAACGTCTCGCTCCGTcccgagctcctgcgcatGCACCAGGATTACGTCCGTGAGCAGACCAAGACCGACAAGGAGAACCCCGTGTTCCTGGTCTTCCACGgtggctcgggctcggaGAAGCAGGAGATCGCCACTGCCGTCGTCAACGGTGTGGTGAAGATGAACGTCGACACCGACACCCAGTGGGCCTACCTCGAGGGTATCCGTGACTTCATCCTCAACAAGAAGGACTACCTCCTTACCCAGGTCGGCAACCCCGAGGGCAAGGACAAGCCCAACAAGAAGTTCTACGACCCCCGTGTCTGGCTCCGTGAGGGTGAGAAGACCATGGTCAAGCGCTGCATCGTGGCGTTCGACGACCTCAAGTCGGCTAACCAGCTCTAA
- a CDS encoding uncharacterized protein (EggNog:ENOG503P25K) — MAGLGIDFGSLGDPAVPDAPQSAPRSTRRHAHLSRGRTTSRTHGERAKARLPCAPLRENRSVTNTHYVKPLASAPVQHLLPPKPTACIVSPAQEDVQHAHVMLRADTPSDGASPRSDISVHGVQKALTPLTITHAETAAPFLPAALQWQEPRVAPELPSKPQTTPMLPLERDGRVGIEIFLEEKTAVEGGCLQGCIRLQLPKHTSPDTAMLLAQPRVRLIGFETLPGEDVRHVFYHHASVIDGDRSVDGPSEPYVLHGSPAVSQPEDADGFYLGKEGTHVLPFTLQLPMARGVKGSYRSENAEVGYIAIASVRVRSFAEQQGGIAHCFQKMQLYPYLNPTEVLASAMRPIVEQAVHTTPNGESVRLAAALHRETWVAGQRVYFDMSVLNRMRDTMHHLHVSLLCTETLYRARGDASDGDYSAASSTRTLLQETLDASADRPAGHWWSGVRPGAPVHFGHSVVLPSDALTIDKSRHVEVCYKLRLGVGSGASPIVLVELPVRIVHFVSLDPPPMKRSFAGAGLLDHALGMVPDQGQMVERVRSMEALRSPRAFMSASGHLLPSPAAAAPPSTRAAQHHRSLDFINSAIRSATARRSSPYAPSATETPPAGLGIELGSQMAPSIRPRASWYHDRRRNDLSLSDDSEALRPPMEDTSLELGDETNDDVVLVFDHTKAPAKPRPDTTVDTEGGSTMCHDILDAYGDSSHDTSTTISFVLPAQSSTPRKAATPPPDVGAVDAPDTPTRPKPPTSAPRDASRTRNAFTFATSSSPLKVKTGAKSTRPVTPLQGPTLSRARTGIMNTPGGLRLAFSTPIAESAAAPPKMAQVVVQPGPVSDSAQYLPKIGGLLDDLAQLAASARALFHGGQYDKCNENLTEVKARLKAIGDVGVESLATAVDYQQKVQSHDGARTPQRTNSFEAQQNTDPALSPDKEQRLYSAALFSAIQTSPGRRKRPISTDVLDLPAKALRGDLTGAQSVLQQTPEYAQHSRSRQNSNDPTQQIFTPVHQSPIFDFHGLQQQQQQQQQQQQQQTSQQNPMNLSSTPATNTHPPFFADAAVLMGNGAEDTSRDHPAIVTGEPQHTLMPAPTMTRGRGESVTAPHAPFANVPAEGGTHGLAIQADPLHSALEQHGYSASMSDAPAEAHSSMLPTPLEGTADENALQGMVGTDPNNVDESWESIGQLDKSGINELPPELRKRLDEAFHEFLNSLCSNLDATDDRGEPIHQTLMPKKMARLDESPDFRPFKFRIQAFTNAFQSELVARGIHENICSIKKIKQYLWTQPYISRFNEDGKKAKSKGNHIWNIEAKKLPEGGWVFRTFSPKITGASSKVAHVNERWTWNLRIWDPQASSSSIKVVYSANNLPSWIHWEDNEKVLTGIPQSTTQSGEVSVTALYVHLGQLHRLEHSFFLQVLPQEAFASGQPDDPRGTDQGVRRLEQQERTANAENNDASMHMMPTSSAPNNGMLNLPMPGSGMSQAETPFERESIKYEVVEPSRAPDVLSSIPFPFTPPVYMDKRLQRMGLDQGILAHAHTPDAMSASQPTYGLPGSNLYPGQNGHSMPQPSPMHQTAVFVGGNASLDKTTTPAAAQTLPQSLMAQDPLRANQLWNMIERRQQDQVASLMLSIPARRPSFSLNEHPGQGTPMSNMPHDIGATLPQINHNPTQSGS, encoded by the exons ATGGCAGGACTGGGGATCGACTTTGGGTCGCTGGGTGATCCAGCAGTGCCTGATGCACCACAGAGTGCGCCCAGGTCCACACGCCGCCATGCGCACCTATCGCGTGGTCGCACAACGAGCCGGAcacacggcgagcgcgccaaggcgcgtcTTCCCTGTGCTCCGTTGCGAGAGAACAGGAGCGTGACCAACACACACTACGTCAagccgctcgcgagcgcgcccgtCCAGCACCTGTTGCCGCCGAAGCCGACTGCGTGTATCGTTTCGCCAGCGCAGGAGGATGTGCAGCATGCGCATGTGATGCTTCGCGCGGACACaccgagcgacggcgcttCGCCGCGCAGTGATATCTCGGTGCACGGCGTGCAGAAAGCCTTGACGCCGCTCACGATCACACATGCGGAAACCGCCGCGCCATTCCTGCCGGCTGCGCTCCAGTGGCAGGAGCCGCGCGTGGCGCCCGAGCTGCCTAGCAAGCCCCAGACGACGCCGATGCTGCcgctggagcgcgacgggcgcgtgGGCATCGAGATCTTTTTGGAAGAAAAGACGGCAGTCGAGGGGGGATGCTTGCAGGGCTGTATCCGCTTGCAACTGCCCAAGCACACGAGCCCTGATACAGCTAtgctccttgcgcagccGCGTGTGCGCCTGATCGGATTCGAGACGCTCCCTGGAGAGGACGTCCGCCATGTATTTTACCACCACGCCTCGGTCATTGACGGTGACCGGAGCGTCGACGGCCCATCGGAGCCGTACGTGCTGCACGGCTCGCCAGCCGTGTCGCAGCCAGAGG ATGCCGACGGATTCtacctcggcaaggaggGCACGCACGTCCTCCCTTtcacgctgcagctgccgatggcgcgcggcgtaaAAGGCAGCTACCGGAGCGAAAACGCCGAGGTGGGTTACATTGCCAtcgcctcggtgcgcgtgcgctcgttTGCAGAGCAGCAGGGCGGCATCGCGCATTGCTTCCAAAAGATGCAGCTTTATCCCTATTTGAACCCCACCGAGGTGCTtgcgagcgcgatgcgcccgatcgtcgagcaggcggtgcaTACGACGCCGAACGGTGAgtcggtgcgcctcgctgcggcgctgcaccggGAGACGTGGGTCGCGGGCCAGCGCGTGTATTTTGACATGAGTGTGCTGAACCGCATGCGGGATACGATGCACCACCTGCACGTCTCGCTCCTCTGCACCGAGACCCTGTatcgcgcacgcggcgacgcgagcgacggcgactacagcgcagcgtcgtcTACGCGTACGCTCCTTCAAGAGACGCTCGATGCGAGCGCCGACCGCCCGGCCGGGCACTGGTGGTCCGGCGTGCGCcctggcgcgccggtgcacTTTGGGCACTCGGTCgtgctgccgagcgacgcgctgacCATTGACAAGAGCCGGCATGTCGAGGTGTGCTACAagctccgcctcggtgtgggcagcggcgcctcgccgatcgtgctggtcgagcttccggtgcgcatcgtgcATTTTGTCTCGCTCGATCCTCCGCCGATGAAGCGCAGCTTTGCTGGCGCGGGTCTGCTGGACCACGCGCTGGGCATGGTGCCGGACCAAGGCCAGATggtcgagcgtgtgcgGTCGAtggaggcgctgcgcagcccgCGCGCCTTTATGTCGGCCTCGGGCCACCTGCTGCCGTCGCCCgctgcggctgcgccgccgtcgacgcgtgccgcgcagcaccaTCGCTCGCTGGACTTTATCAACAGTGCAATCCGCAGTGCGactgcgcgccgcagttCACCGTACGCACCAAGTGcgaccgagacgccgcctgctggcctcggcatcgagcTGGGCTCGCAAATGGCGCCGAGTATCCGCCCCCGTGCGTCGTGGTACCACGACCGTCGGCGGAACGATTTGTCGCTTTCGGACgacagcgaggcgctgcgcccccCTATGGAAGAtacgtcgctcgagctgggcgacgaGACCAACGACGatgtcgtcctcgtcttTGACCACACCAAAGCGCCTGCGAAGCCGCGGCCGGATACCACGGTGGACACGGAAGGAGGATCGACCATGTGCCACGACATTCTCGATGCGTATGGCGACTCGAGCCATGACACGAGCACCACCATCTCGTTTGTGCTACCTGCACAGAGCAGCACGCCCCGCAAAgctgcgacgccgccgccggacgTGGGCGCGGTGGACGCGCCCGATacaccgacgcgccccAAGCCCCCTACTTCGGCCCCCCGCGACGcatcgcgcacgcgcaatgCATTCACCTTTGCCaccagctcctcgccgctCAAGGTCAAGACCGGGGCAAAATCCACACGCCCTGTGACGCCTCTCCAAGGCCCGACGCTGTCGCGTGCACGCA CGGGGATCATGAACACACCgggcggcctgcgcctcgcgttCTCTACACCCATTGCagagagcgccgcggcgccgcccaagaTGGCGCAGGTCGTGGTCCAGCCGGGGCCCgtgagcgactcggcgcaGTATCTACCCAAGATCGGCGGACTGCTGGACgatcttgcgcagctggcgGCAAGCGCGCGTGCTCTATTTCATGGAGGACAGTACGACAAGTGCAACGAGAACCTGACCGAGGTCAAGGCGCGCCTCAAGGCGATCGGCGATGTTGGCGTCGAGAGTTTGGCCACCGCCGTGGACTACCAACAAAAGGTGCAGTCACACGACGGAGCGCGTACCCCGCAACGCACAAACTCGTTCGAGGCGCAACAGAATACGGACCCGGCACTGTCCCCGGAcaaggagcagcgcctATACTCGGCCGCGCTCTTTTCCGCGATTCAGACGAGCCCGGGCCGCCGCAAGCGGCCGATCTCGACGGACGTGCTCGATTTGCCAGCCAAGGCACTGCGTGGTGACCTGACAGGAGCACAAagcgtgctgcagcagacGCCCGAGTACGCGCAGCAcagccgctcgcgccagAACTCGAACGATCCCACGCAGCAAATCTTCACGCCTGTCCACCAGTCGCCCATCTTTGACTTCCACGGCTtacagcagcagcagcagcagcagcagcagcagcagcagcagcaaaCGTCACAGCAAAATCCGATGAACCTGTCGTCGACCCCGGCCACCAACACGCACCCCCCTTTCTTTGCGGATGCGGCGGTGCTGATGGGCAACGGCGCAGAAGACACGTCGCGAGATCACCCGGCCATCGTGACGGGCGAGCCGCAGCACACACTcatgccggcgccgaccatgacacgcggccgtggcgaATCGGtgacggcgccgcacgcgccgttTGCCAACGTGCCGGCCGAGGGCGGCACGCACGGACTCGCGATCCAAGCGGATCCTCTGCACTCTGCGCTGGAGCAGCATGGGTACAGTGCGAGCATGAGCGATGCACCGGCCGAGGCACACAGCTCGATGCTCCCTACGCCGCTCGAAGGTACGGCGGACGAGAATGCGCTGCAGGGCATGGTCGGGACAGACCCCAACAATGTCGACGAGTCCTGGGAGAGCATTGGGCAGCTCGACAAGAGTGGAATCAACGAGTTGCcgcccgagctgcgcaagcgcctcgacgaggccttCCACGAGTTCCTCAACTCGCTCTGCTCCAACTTGGATGCGACGGATGaccgcggcgagccgatCCACCAGACGCTCATGCCCAAGAAGATGGCGCGGCTCGACGAGTCGCCCGACTTCCGGCCGTTCAAGTTCCGTATTCAAGCTTTTACGAATGCGTTCCAGAGCGAGCTTGTGGCCCGCGGTATCCACGAGAATATCTGCTCGATCAAAAAGATCAAGCAGTACCTCTGGACACAGCCCTACATCTCCCGCTTCAACGAGGACGGGAAAAAGGCCAAGTCGAAAGGCAACCACATCTGGAATATTGAGGCGAAGAAGCTCCCCGAAGGCGGCTGGGTCTTTAGGACCTTTTCGCCAAAGATTACCGGTGCCTCGAGCAAGGTTGCTCATGTCAATGAGCGTTGGACATGGAACCTGAGGATTTGGGATCCCCAggcgtcctcgagcagcatcAAGGTGGTGTACTCGGCCAACAACCTACCGTCCTGGATTCATTGGGAGGATAATGAAAAGGTGCTCACTGGTATTCCCCAGAGCACGACGCAGAGCGGCGAGGTGAGTGTCACTGCGCTCTACGTACACCTCGGCCAGCTGCATCGCCTGGAGCACTCGTTCTTTTTGCAGGTGCTTCCCCAGGAGGCATTTGCTTCTGGTCAGCCCGACGATCCGCGCGGTACGGATcagggcgtgcgccgcctggagCAGCAAGAGCGCACGGCCAACGCCGAGAACAACGATGCATCGATGCACATGAtgccgacgtcgtcggcgcccaACAATGGCATGCTCAACCTGCCCATGCCGGGCTCAGGCATGAGCCAGGCTGAAACGCCGTTCGAGCGCGAATCGATTAAGTATGAAGTGGTCGAGCCGTCGCGTGCTCCCGATGTCCTTTCCTCCATTCCATTCCCCTTTACGCCGCCAGTATATATGGACAAGCGGCTCCAACGCATGGGTCTTGACCAAGGCATTCTCGCCCACGCCCACACGCCCGATGCCATGTCGGCAAGCCAACCTACGTACGGGCTGCCGGGCAGTAATCTGTACCCTGGGCAAAACGGCCACTCGATGCCTCAGCCCTCGCCCATGCATCAGACAGCGGTGTTTGTGGGTGGAAATGCTTCGTTGGACAAGACCACgacgcctgctgcagcgcagacGTTGCCACAAAGTCTCATGGCTCAGGACCCTTTGCGTGCGAACCAGTTATGGAACATGATTGAACGGCGACAGCAGGATCAGGTCGCCTCACTCATGCTGTCGATCCCTGCCCGGCGCCCTTCGTTCAGCCTTAATGAGCACCCTGGACAGGGTACTCCTATGTCGAATATGCCCCATGATATCGGCGCTACATTGCCACAGATCAACCACAACCCCACGCAGTCCGGATCGTGA
- a CDS encoding P-type Ca(2+) transporter (EggNog:ENOG503NWN1; COG:P; TransMembrane:8 (i61-78o84-107i257-278o290-318i749-772o823-844i920-941o956-977i)), protein MEQAWTYSVQDALRHYGVSPEKGLTSEQVAKAQKQYGPNELEEDESTPLWKLILEQFQDQLVIILLGSAVVSLVLALIENEGSLANALVEPSVIFLILVANATVGVLQERNADQSIQALRAYSPEQAIVNRNGETARINAVDLVPGDVVVLSTGDRVPADCRIIELRSSSVQVDQAILTGESESVYKNTDVVPDKRAVKQDMTNLLFCGTSIVSGSCLALVVLTGSQTAIGNIHTEIGQESDSKTPLQEKLDEFGELLAKAIMVICILVWVVNVRNFYDPVHQGWLRGAMYYFKIAVALAVAAIPEGLAAVITACLALGTQKMARKNAIVRHLPSVETLGSTTVICSDKTGTLTTNQMSVTRVCLASDFQTEYNVSGTSFGPDGQLTLADGQPIKHLNRDGNAMQALVETCAVCNDAKIAVDASGQYKALGQATEAALKTLVEKVGHHDAVQQVQIEATQPAVRANAVSAKYTEQLSRLFTLEFSRDRKLMSTLVRDGEQTRLLVKGAPESVFSRATHVYVDRNTRRPLDDKTRSALQEKLQEYGRDGLRALAVGVRDVKVANPLAPIEPSAYAELEQDLSLVGIVGMRDPPRPEVRDAIKECMDAGVRVVVITGDNQHTAEAICRQIGLFDGHGDLSKLSFSGRDLDMMSDKEKAEVAKHAVLLSRTEPSHKSQMVDLLQAQNEVVAMTGDGVNDAPALKRADIGVAMGTGTDVAKLAADMVLADNNFATIVSAIEEGRSIFNNTQSFIRYLISSNIGEVVSIFLTVLLGMPEALIPVQLLWVNLVTDGLPATALGFNPPDGAVMRLPPRKRDEPLVSRWLFVRYMLIGSFVGVATVFGYAWWFMFYQEGPQISFYQLTHFHQCAARFPEIGCEMFHDVSAHRASTISLSILVTIEMFNALNSLSEVDSLLTHPPFKNWWLVGAIALSMALHMMILYVPYFRELFSITPLNKDEWLAVLVISFPVVILDEVCKLFARRSIAPSSHVAAKKNM, encoded by the exons ATGGAGCAAGCCTGGACCTATTCTGTgcaggatgcgctgcgccactACGGCGTAAGCCCGGAGAAGGGACTTACAAGCGAGCAGGTGGCAAAAGCGCAGAAGCAGTATGGACCGAACG AGctggaggaggacgagtcGACCCCGCTCTGGAAACTCATCCTCGAGCAGTTCCAGGACCAGCTGGTGATTATTCTGCTTGGTTCTGCTGTTGTCTCTCTTGTCCTTGCGCTCATCGAGAACGAGGGCAGCCTCGCAAacgccctcgtcgagccgAGTGTCATCTTCCTTATCCTCGTCGCCAATGCCACTGTCGGTGTGCTACAGGAGCGCAACGCTGACCAGTCAATTCAGGCTCTGCGCGCCTACTCGCCTGAGCAGGCCATCGTGAACCGCAACGGTGAGACGGCGCGTATCAACGCCGTGGACTTGGTCCCGGGTGATGTCGTGGTCCTCTCGACCGGCGACCGCGTGCCAGCTGACTGCCGCATCATCGagctgcgctcgtcgagcgtgcaaGTTGACCAGGCGATCCTCACTGGTGAGTCGGAGAGCGTCTACAAGAACACGGACGTGGTTCCGGACAAGCGCGCCGTCAAGCAGGACATGACCAACCTGCTGTTCTGCGGCACAAGCATCGTTAGCGGCTCGTGTCTGGCTCTTGTCGTGCTCACCGGCTCGCAGACTGCCATTGGTAACATCCATACCGAGATCGGCCAGGAGAGCGACAGCAAGACGCCGCTCCAGGAGAAGCTCGACGAGTTTGGCGAGCTACTGGCCAAGGCCATCATGGTCATCTGTATTCTGGTTTGGGTTGTCAACGTGCGCAACTTTTACGACCCGGTGCACCAGGGCTGGCTGCGGGGCGCGATGTACTACTTCAAGAttgccgtcgcgctcgctgtcGCCGCTATTCCCGAGGGTCTTGCTGCTGTGATTACCGCCTgtctcgcgctcggcacccAAAAGATGGCGCGCAAGAACGCGATTGTGCGCCACCTCCCGAGTgtcgagacgctcggctCGACGACGGTCATCTGCTCGGACAAGACGGGTACTCTGACGACGAACCAAATGAGTGTGACGCGCGTTTGCCTCGCGTCCGACTTCCAGACGGAGTACAACGTGTCTGGCACGTCTTTCGGTCCGGACGGCCAGCTGACGCTGGCCGACGGCCAGCCCATCAAGCACCTCAACCGGGACGGTAACGCGATGCAGGCGCTTGTCGAGACGTGCGCTGTGTGCAACGACGCCAAGATCGCTGTCGACGCCAGCGGTCAGTacaaggcgctcggccaggccaccgaggccgcgctcaAGACCCTCGTCGAAAAGGTCGGGCACCACGATGCCGTGCAGCAAGTCCAGAtcgaggcgacgcagccGGCCGTGCGTGCCAACGCGGTGTCGGCCAAGTACACCGAGCAGCTTTCCCGCCTCTTTACCCTCGAATTCTCGCGCGACCGCAAGCTGATGTCTAcgctggtgcgcgacggcgagcagACTCGTCTACTGGTCAAGGGCGCGCCAGAATCGGTCTtttcgcgcgcgacgcacgtcTATGTTGACCGCaacacgcgccgcccgctgGACGACAAGACGCGCAGTGCGCTCCAAGAAAAACTGCAGGAGTacggccgcgacggccTGCGTGCACTCGCGGTGGGTGTGCGCGACGTGAAGGTGGCAAACCCCTTGGCCCCGAtcgagccgagcgcctATGcagagctcgagcaggacctCTCGCTAGTGGGTATCGTCGGTATGCGTGACCCCCCGCGccccgaggtgcgcgacgcgatcaAGGAGTGCATGGAtgccggcgtgcgtgtcGTGGTCATCACTGGTGACAACCAGCacacggccgaggcgatctGTCGCCAGATTGGCCTGTTTGACGGCCATGGTGACCTTTCGAAGCTTTCCTTCTCGGGCCGCGACCTGGACATGATGAGCGACAAGGAAAAGGCGGAGGTGGCGAAGCATGCCGTGCTTCTCTCACGCACGGAGCCCTCGCACAAGAGCCAGATGGTCGATCTGCTCCAGGCGCAGAACGAGGTGGTGGCGATGACCGGTGACGGTGTCAACGATGCACCTGCGCTGAAGCGCGCCGACATTGGTGTGGCGATGGGTACCGGCACGGACGTTGCgaagctcgcggcggaCATGGTCCTTGCCGACAACAACTTTGCGACAATCGTGTCGGCGATCGAAGAGGGCCGCAGTATCTTCAACAACACCCAGTCCTTTATCCGTTACCTGATTTCGTCCAACATCGGTGAAGTGGTGAGCATTTTCCTCACCGTGCTGCTTGGCatgcccgaggcgctgatTCCTGTGCAACTGCTGTGGGTCAACCTCGTCACGGATGGTCTCCCCGCGACTGCGCTCGGCTTCAACCCCCCCGACGGTGCTGTGATGCGTCTGCCGCCCCGCAAGCGCGACGAACCCCTGGTGTCGCGCTGGCTCTTTGTGCGCTACATGCTCATCGGCTCCTTTGTCGGTGTTGCGACCGTGTTTGGCTACGCGTGGTGGTTCATGTTCTACCAGGAGGGTCCCCAGATCTCCTTCTACCAGCTGACGCACTTCCACcagtgcgctgcgcgcttCCCCGAGATTGGCTGTGAGATGTTCCACGATGTCTCGGCGCACCGTGCGTCGACGATTAGTCTCAGCATTCTGGTGACGATCGAAATGTTCAATGCGCTGAACTCGCTCTCGGAAGTCGACAGTCTGCTCACGCACCCGCCGTTTAAGAACTGGTGGCTGGTCGGTGCCATTGCGCTGTCCATGGCGCTGCACATGATGATCCTCTACGTGCCGTACTTCCGCGAGCTCTTCTCCATCACGCCGCTGAACAAGGACGAGTGGTTGGCCGTGCTTGTCATCTCTTTCCCTGTGGTGATCCTGGACGAGGTGTGCAAGTTAtttgcgcgccgctccaTTGCGCCGTCGAGCCACGTCGCCGCAAAGAAGAATATGTAG
- a CDS encoding uncharacterized protein (COG:G; EggNog:ENOG503NWPX), producing the protein MATYFDTLAKTYSNVPITSDGVSTSEFISATEGVVSLFDLLGSSAFTVVQNDMNGNIAKIRTRLLATGPDTSGTLQLLVRNEGQPGDKKRTATEGLLWLLRGLDFTAKALRRSLENPSEELSVSFTKAYEASLRKHHSIVVRPIFTLAMKACPYRKDFYAKLGSPADRVNAQLNEWLSSLERIVQELQQFYEQGSYAKGL; encoded by the exons ATGGCGACGTATTTTGATACGCTTGCGAAG ACCTATAGCAACGTCCCGATCACCAGCGATGGTGTCTCGACGTCCGAGTTCATTTCTGCAACGGAGGGCGTCGTGTCGCTCTTTGACCTGCTGGGCAGCAGTGCCTTTACTGTGGTCCAGAACGACATGAACGGCAACATTGCG AAAATCCGTACGCGCCTGCTTGCGACCGGCCCCGATACGTCTGGCACGCTCCAACTGCTGGTCCGGAATGAGGGCCAGCCGGGCGATAAGAAGCGCACCGCAACCGAGGGTCTCCTGTGGCTCCTGCG CGGCCTCGACTTtacggccaaggcgctccgCCGCTCGCTTGAAAACCCCAGCGAGGAGCTGAGTGTGAGCTTTACCAAGGCGTACGAAgcctcgctgcgcaagcaccaCAGCATTGTGGTGCGCCCCATCTTTACG CTCGCTATGAAGGCGTGCCCCTATCGCAAGGATTTCTACGCAAAGCTCGGCTCGCCGGCTGACCGTGTGAATGCGCAGCTGAACGAGTGGCTTAGTTCGCTGGAGCGCATTGTGCAAGAGCTACAGCAGTTCTATGA ACAGGGCAGCTATGCAAAGGGCCTGTAA